A genomic stretch from Shewanella sediminis HAW-EB3 includes:
- a CDS encoding response regulator transcription factor: MTSKPASLSILLVEDQLSVARNISEYMEEKGHVFDFTGQGQHGLDLALENYYDLIILDLNLPVMDGLEVCQQIRAKSARHIPILMLTARDSIEDKVSGFTAGADDYLTKPFSLQELEVRCLALSRRHLLQTNDILTLGCLSVDRKRQQATRDGKVLNLHAMGFRILTELAEAYPQVVSRSVLSQKIWGDEPTESDAMRSHIYQLRNVLDKPFDYPILKTVHGIGFTLDINNEE; encoded by the coding sequence ATGACAAGTAAACCTGCTTCACTTTCGATATTACTCGTTGAAGATCAACTCAGTGTCGCACGCAACATATCTGAGTACATGGAAGAGAAAGGCCATGTATTCGACTTTACCGGCCAAGGTCAGCATGGGCTCGATCTCGCCTTAGAAAATTACTATGACCTGATCATACTCGACCTGAACTTACCCGTGATGGACGGTCTTGAAGTCTGCCAGCAAATACGAGCAAAGTCGGCGCGCCACATCCCCATATTAATGTTAACAGCAAGAGATAGTATCGAAGATAAGGTGTCTGGCTTTACAGCTGGGGCTGACGATTACTTAACAAAACCTTTTTCCTTACAAGAACTTGAAGTTCGATGCTTAGCGCTTTCCAGACGTCACCTATTGCAGACTAACGACATACTCACCTTAGGTTGTTTAAGCGTTGATCGAAAGCGACAACAGGCCACGCGTGATGGAAAAGTGCTTAATTTGCATGCCATGGGCTTTCGTATTTTGACAGAACTCGCAGAGGCTTACCCACAAGTGGTTAGCCGTTCAGTTTTATCGCAAAAAATATGGGGCGACGAACCTACCGAGTCCGATGCAATGCGCTCTCATATTTATCAGTTACGTAATGTATTGGACAAACCGTTTGATTATCCGATCTTGAAAACGGTACATGGTATTGGTTTTACTTTGGATATCAACAATGAAGAATAG
- a CDS encoding sensor histidine kinase: MKNSSVKFHSLSRRIVAQFCIFTLIMSVIYGLFSFVLLYSIEDTFIEREVTQEASYLSSEYQKTGAWPIIRHDYLTLHFSKDSFPQDLKQQSIHQLNRAEFYGEEGRHYHLYQFPQYPGTYLVAEVSQKLLVRPIRGEVVTFLVYSGIALTLIACLIAWLLGRKTAKPLRDLAELVDGVAPENIPDSFAHNYPNNEIGILARTLEQSMRQISQALEREKCFTRDVSHELRTPVAIVKNAVELYKEKNPITDESHRLIDRIADATIQMEQTVTTLLVLAREEHTNAVQDSVKLLPLIEQAILDHHYLLAQKSVAVKVDDNCDASVFAQQGMLKVLLDNLLSNAFQYTDLGEVNIRFVDKKLVIEDTGPGIEKSITSHITEPAVKGSQSTGYGFGLSIVKRLCEHQGWQLNVSSHQGTKISIAFV, translated from the coding sequence ATGAAGAATAGCTCGGTGAAATTCCATAGTCTCAGCAGGCGAATCGTCGCCCAGTTTTGTATCTTCACCTTAATAATGTCAGTTATTTATGGTTTGTTTAGTTTTGTGCTTTTATACAGCATCGAAGACACTTTTATTGAACGAGAAGTTACCCAAGAGGCTAGTTATCTCAGCAGTGAATACCAAAAAACCGGGGCGTGGCCGATAATCAGACATGATTATCTAACGCTACATTTCTCAAAAGACAGTTTTCCTCAAGATCTAAAACAACAATCTATCCATCAACTGAATCGGGCTGAGTTTTATGGTGAAGAAGGGCGCCATTACCACTTGTATCAGTTTCCACAATACCCGGGAACTTATCTGGTAGCCGAAGTAAGCCAAAAATTATTAGTGCGTCCTATTCGTGGCGAAGTGGTAACGTTTTTAGTATACAGCGGCATAGCGTTAACATTAATTGCATGTTTGATAGCTTGGCTGCTTGGCCGAAAAACGGCAAAACCACTGCGGGATCTTGCTGAGCTGGTTGATGGCGTTGCCCCCGAGAATATTCCTGACAGTTTCGCTCACAATTACCCGAATAATGAGATTGGTATTTTGGCACGTACCCTTGAGCAATCGATGCGCCAAATAAGTCAGGCGTTAGAACGAGAAAAGTGCTTCACTCGCGATGTCAGCCATGAATTAAGAACGCCGGTGGCCATCGTTAAAAATGCAGTTGAGCTTTATAAAGAGAAAAACCCTATTACTGATGAATCCCACCGTCTCATCGATCGCATAGCTGACGCCACGATACAGATGGAACAGACGGTAACCACCTTACTCGTGCTTGCAAGAGAAGAGCACACCAATGCAGTTCAAGATTCAGTCAAGCTGCTGCCATTGATAGAACAAGCGATACTGGATCACCACTATTTACTGGCACAAAAATCTGTTGCAGTAAAAGTGGATGATAATTGTGATGCGAGCGTATTTGCTCAACAAGGAATGCTAAAAGTATTGCTGGATAATTTACTGAGTAATGCCTTTCAATATACAGACTTAGGTGAAGTTAATATTCGCTTTGTTGATAAGAAGTTAGTCATTGAAGACACGGGCCCAGGAATTGAAAAATCAATCACTTCACATATCACTGAACCCGCTGTAAAAGGGAGTCAAAGCACGGGCTATGGTTTTGGTTTATCTATTGTCAAACGCTTGTGTGAACACCAAGGCTGGCAACTAAACGTATCGAGTCACCAGGGCACAAAAATATCAATCGCATTTGTTTAG
- a CDS encoding type 1 glutamine amidotransferase domain-containing protein gives MKALLKRTKQLTIKLAMFITLTAISIQPGVAAETKKIVMVISGYGQQQGEPKPGYEFDEFAKAYRVFRDNGIAVDVASPQGGKVVADKYDPGKPYNAKVLADAEAMAMLNNTLATTALNAQNYDAIFIVGGKGAMFDLPKDEALKTAIANIYQQKGTVAAVCHGPAALVDVKLSDGSYLVANKAVNSFTNQEEQLFGKKWLSKFEFMLEDKLVERGAKFQSSDMMLSHVAIDDRLITGQNPVSTVGVATALVTSLGLTPVDAEQYSEDKTMTVIAKFLSGETEAINELASKPELYQLPLVGMYGFYYQKSSQTDQQFEHALTLMIVAQKTINNPKLDMQIAKTQHKLGKVDQAKATLNQLLITKPDFKPALDMLQTAF, from the coding sequence ATGAAAGCCCTATTAAAACGAACCAAACAACTGACAATTAAGCTGGCGATGTTTATCACATTAACCGCTATATCCATACAGCCTGGTGTTGCCGCCGAGACTAAGAAAATTGTGATGGTGATAAGTGGCTATGGACAGCAGCAAGGTGAACCAAAACCGGGTTATGAATTTGATGAGTTTGCCAAAGCCTATAGGGTATTTAGGGACAATGGCATTGCGGTTGATGTGGCAAGCCCCCAAGGCGGCAAAGTTGTTGCCGACAAATATGACCCAGGCAAACCTTATAATGCCAAAGTGTTAGCGGATGCTGAAGCGATGGCAATGCTGAACAACACATTAGCAACCACAGCACTTAACGCGCAAAATTACGATGCAATATTCATTGTTGGTGGTAAAGGCGCCATGTTTGACTTACCTAAAGATGAAGCATTAAAAACAGCCATTGCTAACATCTATCAACAAAAAGGCACTGTAGCGGCAGTGTGCCACGGGCCAGCGGCGTTAGTTGATGTAAAGTTAAGTGACGGTAGCTACCTGGTTGCCAATAAGGCGGTTAATAGTTTTACCAACCAAGAAGAGCAATTATTTGGCAAAAAATGGTTAAGCAAGTTCGAATTCATGTTGGAAGATAAACTCGTTGAACGCGGCGCTAAATTTCAATCGAGTGATATGATGTTAAGCCATGTTGCGATTGATGACCGCCTAATCACAGGGCAAAACCCGGTATCTACTGTTGGTGTCGCAACAGCCTTGGTAACAAGCCTGGGATTAACCCCGGTTGATGCTGAACAATATAGCGAAGATAAAACCATGACGGTCATCGCTAAGTTTCTGTCAGGAGAGACTGAAGCGATTAATGAACTGGCGAGTAAACCCGAGCTGTATCAACTACCACTCGTTGGCATGTATGGTTTCTATTATCAAAAGTCATCACAAACGGATCAGCAATTTGAACATGCATTAACGTTAATGATAGTTGCGCAAAAAACAATTAATAATCCGAAATTAGATATGCAAATCGCTAAGACACAGCATAAATTGGGCAAGGTTGATCAAGCTAAAGCAACGCTCAATCAACTACTAATAACTAAACCTGATTTCAAACCCGCGTTAGACATGTTACAAACAGCATTCTAA